In Agrobacterium sp. RAC06, a single window of DNA contains:
- a CDS encoding helix-turn-helix domain-containing protein encodes MDTDWKTLRAELPDDVRARLDAKRNERRLGKALAEVRKAMQATQQEVAARAGMTQNTVSKIERADDVLLSSVVRYMRSIGGGVELVLKTPDGKESRVDLTPEPN; translated from the coding sequence ATGGACACTGACTGGAAAACGCTGCGCGCCGAACTGCCCGACGACGTCCGCGCACGCCTCGACGCCAAGCGCAACGAGCGGCGGCTGGGCAAGGCCCTGGCCGAGGTCCGCAAGGCCATGCAGGCCACCCAGCAGGAGGTCGCCGCCCGGGCCGGCATGACGCAGAACACCGTCTCGAAGATCGAACGCGCCGACGACGTGCTCCTCTCCTCCGTCGTGCGCTACATGCGCTCCATCGGCGGCGGCGTCGAACTCGTGCTCAAGACGCCGGATGGCAAGGAAAGCCGTGTCGATCTGACGCCAGAGCCGAACTGA
- a CDS encoding type II toxin-antitoxin system RelE/ParE family toxin, with protein sequence MTTKSLEDDGPFLGRPEVDTLTGSIHANMKEIRVRFGKQVWRFAFAFDPAQSAIILCGGGKQGMSQTLFYKTLIRKADTRFSAWLKDNHNGH encoded by the coding sequence ATGACGACCAAATCTCTCGAAGACGACGGCCCCTTCCTTGGTCGTCCCGAAGTGGACACGCTGACAGGCTCCATCCATGCCAACATGAAGGAGATTCGGGTGCGGTTTGGCAAACAGGTCTGGCGTTTCGCCTTCGCTTTTGATCCGGCCCAGAGCGCCATCATCCTCTGCGGCGGCGGTAAGCAGGGCATGAGTCAGACGCTGTTTTACAAGACCCTGATCCGCAAGGCCGATACCCGCTTTTCAGCCTGGCTGAAGGACAACCACAATGGACACTGA
- a CDS encoding HipA family kinase encodes MATGNKWQPTRINRVNRVLGTSTKPLLAMTDAGAALVKYLGNPQGNDALVSELVAAQLANRVGLLTPEFAVVRIPHIEVLDPFVDVQEGPAFFSRWEQAASLAPNSKLLAQLRAPSDVSLLVVFDTWIRNKDRFTGDPYGGNFNYDNLLFKPDKRKTQLLVIDHSHAFAETTLEGEITADWATEQNVYGLFNEFAPMLTRHDVQSALDTICAVPIHELRAICASAPPEWGFGGVLASRLGDLLVERAHLMRTWFADAVFDQMELDFNGKEA; translated from the coding sequence ATGGCGACGGGTAACAAGTGGCAGCCAACGCGAATAAATCGCGTAAACAGAGTGCTTGGCACGAGCACAAAGCCTTTGCTTGCGATGACTGATGCTGGCGCCGCCCTCGTGAAGTACCTTGGTAACCCCCAAGGAAATGATGCACTCGTTAGCGAGCTGGTCGCAGCGCAGCTAGCCAACCGAGTTGGCTTGCTAACGCCCGAATTCGCAGTCGTGCGGATCCCGCATATTGAGGTCTTAGATCCTTTTGTAGATGTTCAGGAGGGACCAGCCTTTTTCTCTCGCTGGGAGCAAGCTGCGTCATTGGCACCGAATTCCAAACTGTTGGCACAGCTACGTGCTCCCAGCGACGTTTCCCTTCTTGTGGTCTTCGATACGTGGATCCGGAACAAAGACCGCTTTACGGGAGATCCCTATGGCGGCAACTTCAACTATGACAATCTCTTGTTCAAGCCTGATAAGCGCAAGACTCAGCTCTTAGTGATCGACCACAGCCATGCATTTGCTGAGACAACGTTGGAGGGTGAAATTACGGCGGATTGGGCTACTGAACAGAATGTTTATGGATTGTTTAATGAGTTCGCCCCAATGCTGACGCGGCATGATGTACAATCGGCCTTGGATACCATATGCGCGGTACCCATCCACGAGCTAAGAGCTATCTGCGCGTCGGCTCCGCCAGAGTGGGGGTTTGGCGGAGTTTTGGCAAGCCGCTTGGGCGATCTTCTGGTCGAACGTGCGCACTTGATGAGAACGTGGTTCGCGGACGCTGTATTCGATCAAATGGAACTGGATTTCAACGGGAAGGAGGCATGA
- a CDS encoding DUF3037 domain-containing protein, with translation MEAVKILYSIVQFSPFPDRFEYVNVGVIVFDAARKRLSIKLSNDFSRVRKFFGDINAIFLKSALHDFSERVSLRFHKSDMSSQSQIEEFNSKRADLFRLTSLNAVAGSDVDSIADKLFGELVVWEAHPRKIERINTLLTSAFREAGVLSLLDRRPEPIHLEQYGVTLQADYGYQNGVYNLIDAARFDNPQRGLAEAGKRVLEGKALSEMIGKRLIVVGDFGNQPDRFVDNLREDFEKVGSKLFRLEEVDELSAEIRRTAH, from the coding sequence ATGGAAGCTGTAAAGATATTGTACTCGATCGTGCAGTTTAGCCCGTTTCCAGATCGGTTCGAGTACGTCAACGTCGGTGTGATTGTATTCGATGCGGCGCGTAAGAGATTGTCGATAAAGTTGTCGAATGACTTTTCTCGCGTCAGAAAATTCTTCGGCGATATCAACGCAATTTTTCTGAAAAGCGCCCTTCATGATTTTTCTGAGCGAGTAAGTCTGCGCTTCCATAAATCGGATATGTCGTCGCAGTCTCAGATTGAGGAGTTTAACTCCAAACGGGCCGATCTTTTCCGTCTGACGTCCTTGAATGCTGTAGCAGGCTCCGATGTGGATTCGATCGCGGACAAACTTTTCGGCGAACTCGTTGTTTGGGAAGCGCACCCCAGGAAGATTGAACGAATAAACACACTGCTGACTAGTGCATTTCGCGAAGCTGGAGTCCTCTCACTTCTTGACAGGCGCCCTGAGCCGATTCACCTAGAACAGTATGGAGTAACGCTGCAAGCAGACTACGGATATCAGAATGGTGTCTATAATCTCATCGATGCAGCAAGGTTTGACAATCCCCAGCGTGGCTTGGCTGAAGCGGGAAAGCGTGTTCTGGAAGGTAAAGCGCTATCGGAGATGATTGGTAAGCGCTTGATCGTGGTTGGTGATTTTGGAAATCAACCAGACCGGTTCGTAGATAACCTTCGTGAAGATTTTGAAAAAGTTGGTTCAAAGCTATTTCGTTTGGAAGAGGTGGACGAGTTGTCGGCCGAAATACGAAGGACTGCGCACTAG
- a CDS encoding saccharopine dehydrogenase family protein, with product MKKNVLIIGAGGVAQVVAHKCAQNNDVLGDIHIASRTKAKCDAIIASVHEKKAMKQEGVLEAHALDALDIEATKALIKKLGTEIVINVGTAFLNMSVLRACMDTGVAYIDTAIHEEPNKICETPPWYGNYEWKRASECEEKGITAILGAGFDPGVVNAYARLAKDEYLDKVTDVDIVDINAGSHGKYFATNFDPEINFREFTGVVYSWQGGEWKVNKMFEIGKDYDLPVVGTRRAYLCGHDEVHSLAKNMDGADVRFWMGFGDHYINVFTVLKSIGLLSEQPVKLADGSEVVPLKVVKACLPDPSSLAPEYEGKTCIGDYVKGLKDGKEKTVFIYNVADHKEAYNEVGSQGISYTAGVPPVAAAMLVATGEWDVKKMANVEELPPKPFINLLNKIGLPTRIQDENGDRAVEF from the coding sequence ATGAAGAAGAACGTGCTCATCATCGGCGCCGGCGGCGTCGCGCAGGTGGTTGCCCACAAATGCGCGCAAAACAACGACGTGCTCGGCGACATCCATATCGCCTCGCGCACCAAGGCGAAGTGCGACGCGATCATCGCTTCGGTTCATGAAAAGAAGGCGATGAAGCAGGAGGGCGTTCTCGAAGCCCATGCGCTCGACGCCCTCGACATCGAAGCCACCAAGGCCCTGATCAAGAAGCTGGGCACTGAGATCGTCATCAATGTCGGCACTGCCTTCCTCAACATGTCGGTGCTGCGCGCCTGCATGGACACCGGTGTGGCCTATATCGACACCGCGATCCATGAAGAGCCGAACAAGATCTGCGAAACCCCGCCGTGGTACGGAAACTACGAGTGGAAGCGTGCTAGCGAATGCGAGGAAAAGGGCATCACCGCCATCCTCGGCGCCGGTTTCGATCCGGGCGTGGTCAACGCCTATGCGCGTCTCGCCAAGGACGAATATCTCGACAAGGTGACCGACGTCGACATCGTCGACATCAATGCCGGCAGCCATGGCAAGTACTTCGCCACCAACTTCGACCCGGAAATCAACTTCCGCGAATTCACCGGCGTCGTCTATTCCTGGCAGGGCGGCGAATGGAAGGTCAACAAGATGTTCGAGATCGGCAAGGACTACGACCTGCCGGTCGTCGGCACCCGCCGCGCCTATCTCTGCGGCCATGACGAAGTGCATTCGCTGGCGAAGAACATGGACGGCGCCGACGTGCGCTTCTGGATGGGCTTTGGCGATCACTACATCAACGTCTTCACCGTACTGAAGTCGATCGGCCTGCTCTCCGAACAGCCGGTCAAGCTTGCAGACGGTTCCGAAGTCGTGCCGCTCAAGGTCGTCAAGGCCTGCCTGCCCGACCCGTCGTCGCTCGCCCCGGAATACGAAGGCAAGACCTGCATCGGCGACTACGTGAAGGGTTTGAAAGACGGCAAGGAAAAGACCGTCTTCATCTACAACGTCGCCGACCACAAGGAAGCCTATAACGAAGTGGGCAGCCAGGGCATCTCCTACACCGCCGGCGTCCCCCCGGTCGCAGCCGCGATGCTGGTCGCGACAGGCGAATGGGACGTGAAGAAGATGGCCAACGTCGAAGAACTGCCACCGAAACCCTTCATCAACCTCCTGAACAAGATCGGCCTGCCGACGCGCATTCAGGACGAGAACGGCGATCGGGCTGTGGAGTTCTAA
- a CDS encoding carboxynorspermidine decarboxylase, with amino-acid sequence MIQTPYYLIDKSKLLQNMEKIATLRELSGAKALLALKCFATWSVFDFMRDYMDGTTSSSLNEVRLGHERFGKETHAYSVAYADYEIDEVVSHADKIIFNSIGQLTRFESQSSGIIRGLRLNPGVSSSSFDLADPARPFSRLGEWDLKKVEPVMDLISGFMIHNNCENGDFDLFDQMLGDIEQKFGPLLKKAEWVSLGGGIHFTGENYPLEKFAERLKRFSGEFGVQVYLEPGEASITKSTTLEVTVLDKLYNGKDLVVVDSSIEAHLLDLLIYRESAKVHPNQGPHRYQVCGKSCLAGDIFGEFNFEQELNIGDRISLQDTAGYTMVKKNWFNGVQMPAIAIRELDGSLRTVREFDYTDYEQSLS; translated from the coding sequence TTGATCCAGACTCCTTATTACCTGATCGACAAGTCCAAGCTGCTCCAGAACATGGAAAAGATCGCGACCTTGCGCGAACTCTCCGGCGCCAAGGCGCTTCTGGCGCTCAAATGCTTCGCCACCTGGTCCGTCTTCGATTTCATGCGCGATTACATGGATGGCACGACCTCGTCGTCGCTCAATGAAGTCCGCCTCGGCCATGAGCGTTTCGGCAAGGAAACCCACGCCTATTCCGTGGCTTACGCCGATTACGAGATCGACGAAGTCGTCAGCCATGCCGACAAGATCATCTTCAACTCGATCGGCCAGCTGACACGCTTCGAGAGCCAGTCCTCCGGCATCATCCGCGGCCTGCGGCTGAACCCCGGCGTCTCCTCCTCGAGCTTCGACCTCGCAGACCCTGCCCGCCCCTTCTCGCGGCTGGGCGAATGGGACTTGAAGAAGGTCGAGCCGGTCATGGACCTGATCTCCGGCTTCATGATCCACAACAACTGCGAAAACGGCGATTTCGACCTTTTCGATCAGATGCTCGGCGATATCGAACAGAAGTTCGGTCCCCTCCTGAAGAAGGCCGAATGGGTCTCGCTCGGCGGCGGCATCCATTTCACCGGCGAGAACTATCCGCTGGAGAAGTTCGCCGAGCGCCTCAAGCGCTTCTCCGGCGAATTCGGGGTTCAGGTCTATCTGGAGCCCGGCGAAGCCTCGATCACCAAGTCGACCACGCTCGAAGTCACCGTGCTCGACAAGCTCTATAACGGCAAGGACCTTGTCGTGGTGGATTCATCCATCGAAGCGCATCTCCTCGATCTCCTGATCTACCGGGAAAGCGCAAAGGTCCACCCTAACCAGGGACCGCACCGGTACCAGGTCTGCGGCAAGTCCTGCCTTGCTGGCGATATCTTCGGCGAGTTCAATTTCGAACAGGAATTGAACATCGGCGACCGCATCTCGCTGCAGGACACCGCCGGCTACACGATGGTCAAGAAAAACTGGTTTAACGGCGTGCAAATGCCGGCAATCGCCATCCGCGAACTGGATGGCAGCCTCAGGACGGTCCGTGAGTTCGACTACACGGACTACGAACAAAGCCTGTCCTGA
- a CDS encoding GGDEF domain-containing protein, which translates to MREAAGFVQQSASFALLSQVVSVLPGRLMHLDLATILILHPLSLTVGALCFLYLRFGSRRGHGLGKMAVASLVLAVASVLAGASEQGFVAYETWTYLTTIVTPVAYVLMLVGLSDVITEDRAGRLWWVLLVPAGIAVAALVTAFPLERFYRGAVFLTCMGGFSAASAALVMWDPKRQRLTSRFGLAAAFGAKAVTAAVTFVALVVPDSVQMTPAAAFLVLILAQFAIAMFVLILVQERAEQRLIALTETDSLTGIRNRHWMMDRLPREAPVGSAYVIIDIDHFKQVNDRLGHLAGDEVLTSVAQAMTRQLGRNAILARMGGEEFGLYLPAANEADAMQTAQQLCASIATLTIFHEGTKIAVTLSAGVAVAPTAMSIMQLIGRADEALYAAKRGGRNRVVLARFEPAAHDMRLPEVDVPLVAKPV; encoded by the coding sequence ATGCGTGAGGCGGCGGGCTTCGTTCAGCAATCGGCAAGCTTTGCGTTGCTAAGCCAGGTTGTATCGGTTCTGCCTGGACGCCTCATGCATCTCGACCTCGCCACCATCCTGATCCTGCATCCGCTGTCGCTGACGGTCGGCGCGCTGTGTTTCCTTTATCTGCGCTTTGGCTCGCGGCGCGGCCATGGGCTCGGCAAGATGGCCGTCGCGTCCCTCGTGCTTGCTGTCGCCTCGGTACTGGCGGGCGCCTCCGAGCAGGGCTTCGTCGCTTACGAGACCTGGACCTATCTCACGACGATCGTCACCCCCGTTGCCTATGTTCTGATGCTTGTGGGGCTGAGCGACGTGATCACGGAAGACCGTGCGGGCAGGCTCTGGTGGGTGCTGCTCGTGCCTGCTGGCATCGCGGTCGCTGCCCTCGTGACCGCGTTTCCGCTGGAAAGGTTCTACCGCGGCGCAGTTTTCCTCACCTGCATGGGCGGCTTTTCGGCCGCCTCCGCTGCACTGGTGATGTGGGATCCGAAAAGGCAGAGGCTGACGAGCCGTTTCGGGCTTGCGGCAGCCTTCGGCGCCAAGGCCGTCACTGCTGCCGTAACCTTCGTGGCGCTCGTCGTGCCTGATAGCGTCCAGATGACGCCGGCGGCGGCATTTCTCGTGCTGATACTCGCCCAGTTTGCCATCGCCATGTTTGTGCTGATTCTGGTGCAGGAGCGTGCAGAACAGAGACTGATCGCCCTCACCGAAACCGACAGCCTGACGGGCATCCGCAATCGCCACTGGATGATGGACCGTCTGCCGCGCGAGGCGCCGGTCGGCAGTGCCTATGTGATCATCGACATTGACCACTTCAAGCAGGTGAATGATCGTCTTGGTCATCTGGCGGGTGACGAGGTGCTGACATCGGTGGCGCAGGCGATGACACGACAGCTGGGGCGCAATGCCATCCTGGCGCGTATGGGGGGCGAGGAGTTCGGCCTCTATCTGCCGGCTGCCAACGAGGCTGATGCCATGCAAACGGCGCAGCAATTGTGCGCCTCGATCGCCACGCTGACCATTTTCCACGAGGGGACGAAGATTGCGGTGACCTTGAGTGCCGGCGTGGCTGTGGCGCCAACGGCAATGTCGATCATGCAGCTCATCGGCCGCGCCGACGAGGCGCTTTACGCCGCCAAACGCGGCGGCCGCAATCGGGTCGTTCTGGCGCGATTCGAGCCCGCGGCACATGATATGCGCCTCCCGGAGGTCGATGTACCACTGGTGGCAAAACCCGTCTGA
- a CDS encoding benzoate/H(+) symporter BenE family transporter produces MLKDFSPQAAFMGVLVAFVGFASSFAVVLQGLKGVGATDYEAASGLMALSVAMGLCGIVLSVWTKLPVSVAWSTPGAALMVTAGIPVGGFPAAVGAFLVCAALIVLAGLIRPFGRAVAAIPAPIANAMLAGVILNLCFAPFKAVAFDPLLGLPILVVWAVVAAFKRLYAVPAALLTFVVVIVFGVDLPEGAMASWAASLAPPVEFVLPVFTLPALVSIALPLFIVTMASQNIPGIAILKVNKYDPQPGPMFAVTGLFSALAAPLGGHAVNLAAITAAMCAGEDAHQDPKRRYWAAIIAGIGYVLLGLAAGAVTGFVSLAPPILIQSVAGLALIGAFSGSSVAAFQVPETREAAAVTFLVTASGISILGISGAFWGLIAGVAMLGLVKLARNRT; encoded by the coding sequence ATGCTCAAAGACTTTTCTCCCCAGGCGGCCTTCATGGGCGTGCTCGTCGCCTTTGTCGGTTTTGCCAGTTCGTTTGCCGTCGTGCTCCAGGGGCTGAAAGGCGTCGGCGCGACGGATTACGAAGCGGCCTCCGGGCTGATGGCGCTGTCGGTCGCCATGGGGCTCTGCGGGATCGTCTTGAGTGTGTGGACGAAGCTGCCGGTCTCTGTTGCCTGGTCGACTCCGGGTGCTGCGCTGATGGTGACGGCGGGGATTCCGGTCGGCGGGTTTCCTGCGGCGGTCGGGGCGTTTCTGGTCTGTGCGGCGCTGATCGTGCTCGCCGGCCTCATCCGGCCCTTCGGGCGGGCGGTTGCCGCCATTCCGGCGCCGATTGCCAATGCCATGCTGGCGGGTGTCATTCTGAATTTGTGCTTCGCGCCGTTCAAGGCGGTCGCCTTCGATCCTTTGCTCGGTCTGCCGATCCTCGTGGTCTGGGCGGTGGTCGCGGCCTTCAAGCGGCTTTACGCGGTGCCGGCTGCGCTTTTGACCTTTGTTGTTGTCATCGTCTTCGGCGTAGACTTGCCGGAGGGGGCAATGGCCAGCTGGGCGGCATCGCTTGCGCCGCCGGTGGAGTTCGTGTTGCCGGTCTTCACGCTGCCGGCGCTGGTGTCGATCGCACTGCCGCTGTTCATCGTCACCATGGCCTCGCAGAACATTCCTGGTATCGCGATCCTAAAGGTCAACAAATATGACCCGCAACCGGGGCCGATGTTTGCCGTGACCGGTCTTTTTTCGGCACTCGCGGCACCTCTCGGCGGCCATGCAGTGAACCTTGCGGCAATTACAGCGGCAATGTGTGCAGGCGAGGACGCGCACCAGGACCCGAAGCGGCGCTACTGGGCGGCGATCATTGCTGGGATCGGCTATGTGCTGCTCGGGCTGGCAGCCGGTGCCGTCACCGGCTTCGTGTCGCTGGCGCCCCCGATCCTCATCCAGTCGGTGGCGGGACTGGCGCTGATCGGGGCCTTTTCGGGGTCATCGGTTGCGGCGTTCCAGGTGCCGGAGACGCGGGAGGCGGCGGCGGTGACGTTTCTTGTCACGGCATCGGGGATTTCGATCCTCGGGATTTCGGGGGCATTCTGGGGGCTGATCGCCGGGGTGGCGATGCTGGGGCTGGTCAAGCTGGCGAGAAACCGCACGTGA
- the brnA gene encoding type II toxin-antitoxin system BrnA family antitoxin, translating into MKTISAEELDRLFDEGEEDVLQYFNLTTARRPNLEPVELTVTVMLGTKLRLERQAKELGVSVDSLLEDWLREKLDEASPSAAE; encoded by the coding sequence ATGAAGACAATCAGCGCTGAAGAGCTGGATCGCCTGTTCGATGAGGGCGAAGAAGATGTGCTGCAGTACTTCAACCTGACCACGGCCAGACGTCCCAATCTCGAACCGGTTGAGCTGACCGTGACGGTCATGTTGGGAACGAAGCTTAGGCTGGAGCGTCAAGCAAAGGAACTCGGCGTATCCGTTGACTCCTTGCTTGAAGACTGGCTGCGCGAAAAGCTGGACGAGGCAAGTCCATCCGCCGCCGAATAA
- the leuA gene encoding 2-isopropylmalate synthase: protein MILKTHTVKQGMPDASQKYRAYPQIAIPDRTWPSKVIDKAPIWCSVDLRDGNQSLVNPMGHDRKARMFQLLLDMGFKEIEIGFPSASQTDFDFARWCVEEGGVPADVSLQVLVQCRPELITRTFEALEGAKNPIIHFYNSTSELQRRVVFGKDVAGIKQIAVDAAKMIMDMAAKAGGGYRFEYSPESFTGTELEVALEICNAVIAEVKPTDDNKLILNLPSTVEMATPNIYADQIEWMCRNIDNRENVLISLHPHNDRGTGIAATELGLMAGADRVEGTLFGNGERTGNVDIVTLALNMFTQGVDPQLDCSDIERIKAVYEYSNEMVIPERHPYVGELVYTAFSGSHQDAINKGMKAIKTANHPVWEVPYLPIDPQDVGRTYEAIIRINSQSGKGGIAYILQEDYGINLPRNLQIEFREDIQRITDEEGKELPSKKIYDRFIERYVDQTGARIKFVDHHTYPAGTDQKGIRVVAAEITDNGETKRIEGKGTGPIDGFVNALSTYLGIDLSVQDYSEHSLQHGSNAAAIAYVEMTHAGGKLFGAGINTNIVTASLEAIVSAANRVLDEQKKA, encoded by the coding sequence ATGATTTTGAAGACCCATACCGTGAAGCAGGGCATGCCGGACGCTTCGCAGAAGTACCGCGCCTATCCGCAAATCGCCATTCCGGACCGCACCTGGCCGTCGAAGGTGATCGACAAGGCACCGATCTGGTGCTCGGTCGACCTGCGCGACGGCAATCAGTCGCTGGTCAATCCGATGGGCCATGACCGCAAGGCGCGCATGTTCCAGCTGTTGCTCGACATGGGCTTCAAGGAAATCGAGATCGGCTTTCCCTCGGCCTCCCAGACGGACTTCGACTTCGCCCGCTGGTGCGTGGAAGAGGGCGGCGTGCCCGCCGATGTGTCGCTGCAGGTGCTGGTGCAGTGCCGGCCGGAGTTGATCACGCGGACGTTTGAGGCGCTGGAAGGTGCCAAGAACCCGATCATCCACTTCTACAACTCCACCTCCGAGCTGCAGCGCCGCGTGGTGTTCGGCAAGGACGTCGCTGGCATCAAGCAGATCGCGGTTGATGCGGCGAAGATGATCATGGACATGGCGGCGAAGGCTGGTGGCGGTTATCGCTTCGAATATTCGCCTGAGAGTTTCACCGGCACCGAGCTGGAAGTGGCTTTGGAGATCTGCAACGCCGTTATCGCCGAAGTGAAGCCGACTGATGACAACAAGCTGATCCTGAACCTGCCGTCGACCGTCGAGATGGCGACGCCGAACATTTATGCCGACCAGATCGAATGGATGTGCCGCAACATCGACAACCGCGAAAACGTGCTGATCTCCTTGCATCCGCATAATGACCGCGGCACGGGCATCGCTGCGACCGAGCTGGGCCTGATGGCCGGTGCCGACCGCGTCGAAGGCACGCTGTTCGGCAATGGCGAGCGGACCGGCAATGTCGATATCGTGACGCTGGCGCTCAACATGTTTACGCAAGGTGTCGACCCGCAGCTGGATTGTTCCGACATCGAGCGGATCAAGGCCGTCTACGAATATTCCAACGAGATGGTCATTCCCGAGCGCCATCCTTATGTCGGCGAACTGGTCTATACGGCCTTTTCTGGTTCGCACCAGGATGCCATCAACAAGGGCATGAAGGCGATCAAGACCGCTAATCATCCGGTGTGGGAAGTGCCTTATCTGCCGATCGATCCGCAGGATGTTGGTCGCACCTATGAGGCGATCATCCGGATCAACTCGCAGTCGGGCAAGGGCGGTATCGCCTATATCCTGCAGGAGGACTACGGCATCAACCTGCCGCGCAACCTGCAGATCGAGTTCCGCGAGGACATCCAGCGGATCACCGACGAAGAAGGCAAGGAACTGCCGTCGAAGAAGATTTACGACCGCTTCATCGAACGGTACGTCGATCAGACCGGCGCGCGCATCAAGTTCGTCGATCACCACACCTATCCGGCCGGGACTGACCAGAAGGGTATTCGGGTGGTTGCCGCCGAGATTACCGACAATGGCGAGACAAAGCGGATCGAAGGCAAGGGAACGGGCCCGATCGACGGCTTCGTCAACGCGCTCTCGACCTATCTCGGCATCGACCTCTCGGTGCAGGATTATTCCGAGCACTCTTTGCAGCATGGCTCGAATGCAGCTGCCATCGCCTATGTCGAAATGACCCATGCTGGCGGCAAGTTGTTTGGGGCTGGCATCAACACCAACATCGTGACGGCCTCGCTGGAGGCGATCGTCTCGGCCGCCAACCGTGTGTTGGACGAGCAGAAGAAAGCCTGA
- a CDS encoding alpha/beta fold hydrolase, which yields MTLFAEVRHPSSAKAPLALLHGFGGIGASWAPVIERLEPHQPLVVYDLPGHGRSLDAEGVGHAGVMAKAILADLDRRGISSFHLCGHSMGGAIASLIALRARDRVASLTLVAPGGFGPEIDHQALRRYGSAVEPDELAVGLAAMAAQGVAFEAAALDRLAAARRIAGATDRLMEILQSFLVETDERIGQGTLPLSSFSDLGIPTRLLWGTADPILPVAQAKNIWEGAEVTLIETAGHMLIDEAPDRVAVAIRAAMAEG from the coding sequence ATGACGCTCTTCGCCGAGGTTCGACATCCGTCCTCGGCGAAGGCCCCACTTGCGTTGCTGCATGGTTTTGGCGGGATCGGCGCCTCCTGGGCGCCGGTCATCGAGCGGCTCGAGCCACACCAGCCGCTTGTCGTCTATGACCTGCCGGGGCATGGGCGCTCGCTTGATGCCGAGGGTGTCGGGCATGCCGGCGTGATGGCCAAGGCCATTCTGGCGGATCTCGACCGGCGCGGCATTTCGAGCTTTCATCTTTGCGGTCATTCCATGGGTGGGGCGATTGCCAGCCTGATTGCGCTCAGGGCGCGGGATCGGGTGGCATCCCTGACACTTGTGGCGCCAGGTGGCTTTGGTCCCGAGATCGATCATCAGGCCTTGCGGCGTTATGGTTCGGCCGTCGAACCAGACGAGTTGGCTGTCGGGTTGGCTGCAATGGCTGCCCAGGGTGTTGCGTTTGAGGCAGCGGCTCTCGATCGGCTCGCGGCTGCTCGACGGATTGCCGGGGCGACGGATCGACTGATGGAGATCCTCCAATCCTTCCTCGTGGAAACCGACGAACGGATCGGGCAGGGGACGTTGCCGCTCTCCTCATTCTCCGATCTCGGCATTCCAACGCGATTGCTCTGGGGAACGGCCGACCCGATCCTGCCGGTCGCGCAGGCAAAAAACATCTGGGAGGGCGCGGAGGTCACGCTGATCGAGACTGCAGGCCACATGCTGATCGACGAGGCGCCGGATAGGGTGGCTGTGGCGATCCGGGCGGCGATGGCTGAAGGATAG